cccagcctctgggggcacgtgtTGTTCATGAGTACTGCACTCCTGGTGAGTTAGGGCTGGTTAAGCATGCCTCACCCAGCCTTGCCCAGAAACAAGCTTGGAACGCATCTGTGGAGTAGGATGGATGttccaggcaggatcagccctgactaaatTGTCAGAGACTAGGGTTTGTTCAATCTACTCTTGGACATTTCAAGACTCCAGAGCTACTTCTAGaccacctgttccagtgcttgaccccCCTTAGAGCCAGGAAGTTCCTCCTGGTCTCCAATCTCAGTTAGTACTACTGCACTTTGAAGCCGTGGCTCCTCAGtctgtcccccaccaccacagagaaaagcccatcttcagCATCTGTAGACTCGTCCTTTGCATAATTCAAGCCTGTTATCGAATTTCTCCTCACGGTCCTCTTCTCCACAGCTCTTCCAGCCTCCCCTCATCTaccttgcttcccaggcctctgaccatatttGTTGCCCTGCACTCACTCTTTCCAAACTGCTGGTATCCTCCTTGATGTTTGGGGTCAAAAGCTGGACACAGGGCTCTAGGGGAGGCCTCAATTGGGCCAAGTCTGTGTCTCACCAGCACCTTACATTTTCCCAGTGGAGCAAAGGCAGGGCTGAACTGGCATCTGGGAGTAACTCTTGTTTTACACCAGAAACAGCTATCGGGTTTTGACCTGAAAGCTGCTCCTCCTGGTGGACATGGGGACCCCATCCCCAGGGTCctacctgctgcagctcctcatAGGTGATGTAGAAGAAGTTCTTTTGGCCCCGAagacccagccagccagccacgtGGTCGAACCAGGAGCCGTAGTGGACTGCATGGGGAGAGAGTAGCTGTGATAATGGCCCACAGCTTGGTGAACTAGCCCATCCTGCcctccatgggcaactggtgccaccatAGTtaggggggcacatacccccttccccccaccagctaccagtcagtgaccagggtgTCCTCCCATGACAAGTCTTGCTGACCGGGGCCGGGCAGTCTCCCTACAGCCATTCTCACTAGCACTcacgggggggggcagcagtgatccttcctgccccccccatcacCTAAGTGACAAGTATGGTCAGTCAGGGGGGTGcgctggcactctcagggggtgcatgtgcaccaccttGCACACTCTACatattgccactgctgcccttacTGCCCTGGATAGTGAGAGAGGACCCTGAAGGCCTGTCCCCAgtagtgggtggggagtgggtctCACTGGGAGGTGTGGGGTGCTGTGTGTGACACACCAAGACTTTTGTAGACTCCTGATAGAGCTGAGACTTGTGGGGTGGGGACTAGGGACACCATCACtgccctgctgagctccctgctgtgttGGACAGGGGGATTCCCAAATTAAATGCAGTGGGGGCTCCCATGAAACCCAGGTGTCTGCCTAGGACAGGCCTGCGTGTTTTGGGTATAGGGACCACCCACGACTGCTGCTCACGGTTGCCGCTGAGAAAATCCTGCAAGAAGGCATCCATGGGTCCAGGGTCCTTgtagaggtgcagggcctgggagaagTGATAGAGTGAGACCAGCACATCTTTGGGGCTGCGCAGGGTGTAAATgacctggggagaggggagcaaggCTCAGATCCTGCAGAAGAGATCCTCCTATggctgctgtgagccctgccctAGTCTTCCCCACTGCTAACATGGCATGTgcttgtgtgtgggaggggaagaaCTGTTTCAGGACAGTCCAGGCCCATTCTTTCAAGCCAGGCAACTTCAAGAGCTTGAGACAGAGACAAAGGAGAGGACCACAGAACCCTGGAGTAGATGGGCTAGAAAGTACCTGGGGGCACCTAGAACAGGTGGAGCCAGGCTTCCCTGGGAGCTTTCCCAGCCTAGGGACCTGACATACAGACAAGAGCAATGCAGTGGATCCTGTCTCTCTGGGATTGTGGAAGCACTGGTAGAAGACAGGGACTGGTGCCAGAGCCATAAGACATGTAAGGAGCTGGGTCACAGGATAGGCAGCAGGCAGTGGTGAACAGGGGTGTCAGGCTGCAGGGGGTCACAGTGCAGCTCTTCCAGAACCCCCTATGATAGATCCTATGGGATAGTGGTAATAACAACCTCAGCATACAACATGGGAGTGGGCTGATGAAACTGGTGacatcccagggcagggagcatcaTCTGCACAGAGGAGAACCTGAATATCTGGCAGAAGGAACTGGATGATATTGAGGATGGAGAAAACAGGAATGGGGCAAAAATCAACAGCACAGAGGGCTGGGTCTTGCCCTCACAGACACAACAAGGACCAGTACCAGGCACTGGGGCCTcatgggctgggaggggagaccATCCCAGGGTGACTCTGAGTCACCAGCATGATGCAACCAAGGGAGGGACGATGCTGGATGGGGTGAGGCATTTCCTGCAGAGACCAGGAGGATCTCTGTGCCACCCTGGGGACATCCTGCGGAAGAAACCCAGTTGGGTTTGGAGACGGTGGCTCAACCTGTTCAGGGGCTGAGGGGATGCTGTACCTGGgagagcccctcactcctgacccatagccccctgcTCACCCTGCTCACCTTCGCCTGTGAGCCCTGGAAGGACCTGGGGAAGAGCTGGATGGGCAGGTGTGAGCTGAGAAGCCGGGGCGGTGGGTACCTCAGGGCAATCTGCAGCCCCCTGTTGGTCTCGATCCAGGGGGCCCGCCTCAAGTTCAGCACACTGCGCACCCAACTGGGGTCTCCATCGCACCGAATCAGGCTCAGGATCTCCAGCATCCAGTTGGTGCCTGGGTGAAAGGTTTGGCATATGGGAATCAGCTCCTGCTGCACTTTCTGGACAACTCTCCTCTCCCCAAACTCTGAGTTCCCCTCCACTGCCTACCTGCTTTGGGGTAGGTGATGTTGAAGATGTCATCGTCCTGCACCTGGAACTGTCTGTCCACGTAGTCGAGTGTCTCAGGTGAATActccaggcaggggaaggggatcccCTTGTAGGTGAAGAACTGAGCGGCCATCACACCCTGGGATGCAGACGTGGGACCCTGGGGCCCAGCTGACATGGGCAGCTATTgtgaggcagggctctgggctgaGCTCAGGACAcatggtggggtgggcagggccatgTGTGGGGGGCAGCACAAAGGGAGGGATTTAGCCCTGGTGCCCTGTCAGGGAATGACCTtttcatgccctgccctgccctgcccccaacccaGAGCTACCTGGTGCCACTGCCCGGGGGCAGTGGGGTCAGTGTCCACAGGAccgctcctccctcccccccccccggcctaaGCTGAGCCATGCTGGCTGTACATACAGCTTCCCTGTGGGGCAGACTTTGCTCCTGGCAGGCAAAGGGATTCAGTCCTCACCTTTGGACCTTGGGGGAGCAAATAGCTGCCAGATCTTGAGGAGAGCAGCACTGAcaggggagtggggcatgggcatgggcatggtcCAAGTCTCCCTTACAGTCTTGGGGGCCATCAGGAGTCCTCTGACTGGTTCCCTGCCCCTGTACCCCTGTCCTGTTCTCTCAGAGGCAAATCAGGGGCACCCACTGTAGCCCTTGGCCCCAATCTCCACCCCCAACTCTCTCTAAAGATAACCCTGCAGTGGCCACCCCAGCTTTGGGGTCCACACCTAGGGGTCAGACTCCTCAACCCATTTTCCATCTCCCAGCCTGTGGCCCCAAGCCACAACCCAGGCCCACCACTCTGTGATGTCCCATTTCTGAGTGTCTGGCTCTTcccccaaggggcagggctggatggggagaGCAGAAATGAaggctggggagggctgggagcagcagggagatgtCCCTTTCATAACATCCCATTGCAGTGGGGATGTCTTCACTGAGAAAGCTATGTCCAGAGAGGTCTGACAGTCAGAATGCAACCTCATGTGCTGTGTCAtccagatctttttttttaaattacaacttCCAATTGAAACCAGAGGATACTTTCTTTCCTCATTCTTTAAATGTAAGAAATGCTTGTGAAAGCTCAACATTTGAAAAGACATTCATTTTACACACAAAGAAATACCGCTAGAGATAGGTATGACCAGACACAGcatatgatttttattttgaatagATTTTcattagattttgttttattttagatAGTTTATTTTACGGTCTATTCATTGTGTTAGTCCCACAGTCATCATAGTTAAATTTACGTCTCTCATTTTGATTCATAAAGCATAGCTGAGCCTCCTGGAGCATCCTGACAGTGCAAACCACCCTTCACAGTTAGTCATCTCCaaacctgagttaatgttcattTGAGTCAACATAAGCACACACACCTGTTATAAGGATTTTAGTTAGAAGTAAAAGAGGTCTGCAAGCTGGAAAATAGAAAAGGGATATAAAGAGGAATGGCTGACACACAGCAATGCTGCAGAAGGAGCGGAAGCTTGACTAAAGGAACATTCGACCATCAAGAAAGAGAGAGGTTCATCAACCCCTGGGAAGCGAAGAGACATCaccaggaatcaggtagatgCTAATGAAGACAATTGACCTCATGAACAGGCACTTGGTTTTAAAGTGTGGGTCAGGAGTCAAAGGGGGTAGTGGGGcaactgcttccctgccccccgctTCTCCCCCCCGGATCCACCTCTATAGATGTGCTTTGGTTTCTAGAGACCATTAGAAGGGTTGTGGGGTGTTGTTGTCCAGAATCAAGCCCCAACCAAGATGCTGTCACCGTAAAGACATTCAAGTGTTTTGTGTCACAGGGAATTCCTGCTCCTGGTTCTGAACAGGACCCTTCCCCGAGGGCCCCCACACtcagagccctgcaggccaagcTCCAGCTCATACACAGTACAGGGGCCATGTCTAGGTCCCTGAAGTGGGAGAAGGAGCAAACATTAGGCCTGGTGCTGTGGAAGAGTCTGGAGTAGCCTCTGCAGGCAGGAGCTACCAGAGAGGCAGGTCCACAACCAGCCTGAGCACCAAGAGTCACTGGAGAGATGGCAACCCCTGGTCATGGAGCCCCAGAATGGCTGGGCTGGTGGGACCCGTAGGCTATCACACCTCAtggaccccctgctccaggcagcatcAGCCCCTTGTGACACATCCAAGGTGGGGGCTGTCTTCATGCACTTGGAGAGCTGGAACCAAGGCAGCCTCTGGCTTGAGGCTTATCTGTTATTTATTGCCTTCTAGGAACAGGTAACTGCTGCTGGTTTGCTCAGCTTCCAGGAACCTAGCAGGGATTGCACTTGAGGGTGTTGGCTGGTGACCACCCTGTGTGGGgaggcagtgcccagctggctgaggaccaggtcaaggtggtccatggcGCAGAGATTTAGCAGCCAGCTGGATGGTGTGTGGCAGGACTGGGCCAAGTGTTGGGAAAGGGCTGGCTCATAAGGCTGGGGGATCAGCTGTAGAGTCACTGAATAGCTATGTGTCAGTGTTGGTATGGACCCCTCTGCCTCTAGCATCTGGACCCCTTCACCCTTCCGCCAGCCTGCCCCTCCTTTCTCACTCTGTCCCCCACACCAGTATCAGGAACTCTCAGTTGCAGAGCAGTGACAAGAGGAAGCTCCTGCCCTCTGCACCCCTCTCTCTACCCAGCCCACAGGCATGGGGCTTATCTGTTCCAGGAAATTGGATCTGGCACTGGGTGCCCCTCCCTAGGTGtcccctgctccttctgcctgaGGCTACTATATGACCTCACTGgcacctaccccagcctgtcAGAATCCTGGGGCAGGGAAGTGCATGGCTTTCTTTCCGCAAAGCTCAGGGGACTCCTTTTGCCTTCTCCATGCAGAAGGGATGGTGTCCTTAAGGTGGGGGAGTCCTTGCTATGGGGCGTATGAGCCCCAAGCTCAACCCCTGTAGACTCTGCATACTCCTCATTTGGGCATGGGGTCCAGGGGTTATGAACCATCCTCTCTTCAACTGACTagatcccttcctccccccccccggccgcccCCAGACACTGTGCATGTTCCCATCCTTTGGCACCTTGTTGCCACCTCTGGCCCCTCTCTGAAGAATGACCTCTCTCCTGGTCCTTACTTTTCCAGCCATGGCACTGAGAATAAGGATGTTTCTACTGGTGCTGTTCTGGACTGGATTGGTGCTGTGAGGTGAGTCTGAACTGAGCTGGGTCCGGGCTGACTCAAAGGGGGACAGGACTGGCATGAGGACCTGGGGGAGCCCTGGATGAGCTAGCAGAAGGTGAGGGGCTGGGAACACAGGGATGGAAGGTCCCTACTGGACTACAAACCAGTGCCCTGTATTCAAAGACAACTCTTTACCTAAGGACTCCCCAAATGCCCACTTAACATCCCCAGTGACAGGCACAGTAACCAAAAACACCCAGGAATGCACCATGGCTAAAAAGTAGGGAAGATGGGGGCACTGCCCACAGGATTATCGGACCCCAACCACCCTGTCCTAGACTTACCTCCATGCCCATCTTGGGGGTGGCAGCATGTAACTCCATAGACTTGCTGAGCCAGGGCTCCATGTCATGGCCTATCATCCCTTCCACAAGGAAATCCAGTCCCCGCTTGAAGTGctgccagtgttttgtttagagAGGCATTCCAAACATTTGCTTCTCTGACAGTTAGATGTCTCATTTGCAAACTGAATTTGTCTACACCTGGGTGGTAGGAAggtgcactggcagagctggtgcaGAGGAGTTCAAGGCTGCGGTAGGTTGAGAGGTGGGGGCACAAGTAGCACTGGGAAGTTGGGAGCAAAGAGAATGGGTGCTGTCAGATGAATGAGGGGGTTGTGGGTCAAGAATGAGGAACACCAGAAGAGCCATTGGGGTGGGAGCTTTTATAAATGctccacccacctctgcctcacACCTGGCTTGGACACCAATCCCATGGGGAAGCAATTCCTCATCAGCTTCCCATAGATGCAGGGCTCATGgagccccatggcccagggcagccTCCAGCTGCTCATCACTGTCTTGGCCCCTTCCACTATGGTCACCGTCACAGTGGAAGGAACAGTTTTCCAGAGGGTCCTCACCCTTCACCAGGGTGAGATGTGGACTTTTCAAGCCTCCACAGAGATGGTGGGGACAGGCTTATTCAACAGAATGGTTCTGGTGGTCATTGACCAATGGTCCCCATCATCACAGTGAGCTCAAAAGACCAGCCATCTGAAAGCATGGTGCTGTACCCCATGGGGACCTTAGGCCAGAAGTACTATGTGGTCAGCCCCATGTCAGAGACCAGACTTCTGGCCAGGGTTCACCATCTTGACTAGGCTTGAAGTCCCAATGGTGGAGATCCACCCCCAGGGCCCAGTGAAGATCTATGGGGTTTCCTACAACCCCTGAAACATGCTGACCATTGATCTCCCATCCTACCAGGCCATTCAGCTGCAAAGTCAGGCCTTCTTGTCTGGCTCAGGTGTCTTCTCCCCATGGCCCATGGTGGTCCTGTCTGGACACATAAAGCTGCATAAAGTTAGGTGACACCCAGAGTCACATCATTAAGCATCTCCTGGCTATATCCAGCTGAGTCTCCTCCTTCATCCTGCCCCCACTGGGGAGCAGCAAGGAAAAGCTTAACCAAGTCTACATTGTGGCCTCCCAGCTCAGTGTCATTGCTCACCGGAGCAGGAGCATCCCCAGGACCCAGAATGCGGCAGCCAGGAAGGTGGTTAAGCTGGTTGTTGGGGGCTCCACAGTGCTTTCCATCATGGCCAGTGCTAGCATGCAAGTCTTCTAATGTTCTCTGGGGAGAACAAATGAGCACATCACCTTTTCCCCATTCTTCACCCGCCCATCATGAGCTTTTGCTTATCCTACCACAACACTGGGCCTGCAGGGTTCAACAACTATGTGGCCCTGGTGGCCATGGAAGAGGATGTCTGGGCCACCACAATCAATAAGAGGCTGCCAGGATCCACCCAGTGGCAGATGATGCAGGAGCTGGATTACCTCTGGGGCACCTATAGCCTGGGCAGGAGTTTCAGCAGCCACAACATGGAACACCCCCAGTGCAGTCTTCGGCATCCTGAGCTTTGGGATTGCCCCGATGTACTTGTAGGGCTCGGTGGGCATCTGTACTGAGGGTGGCGATGGTCTGAGAAGTGTTCAAGGGCTTCATGGACCGCAGGGATGGTCCAGACTAGCTAAGCCTGGGCTCCAGTTTCCTTTGGAGGGACCGTGAAGGATTCTCAGGATTTGGGAGAAAAGGGTGAGTCCAGAGGGCAGCTGGGAGGGTGCTCATTCATCTtctgctttccctgcaggcccctcTTGCCTCCATCCCTCCCACTACAAACTCTGTGGGAGTGATGCCCCATGTGCACTGATGCCTGGACAAAGTTGTATCAGGCTGTGAGTCCAGCAGGCTGATCTGAACCATATCTGGGTTCTTCAGCCACTGCCACATGCTGTTCAATCCTGCCATCTACTTTGGCCACTGTCTCTATAACCTGTGTGCCTCTGATGGGGCATGAGAAACACTGTGCTGGAGCCTCCAGGCCTATGCAACTGCCTGCCAGAGCCCCGATTGGGGCCTCCTTCTGCCATGAGTCTGCACAATTGTTTCCAGTGCATTGTCCTCACTCACTACTTTCCTGATTTGTTTTCACTGTCCTTAATGTGGGATAGGGGGATGCAGAACACATACCAGGGGAAGGCAGAAAGAATGCTTGTCTCTActgggctggcatcaggggtTGACCTTGGGTCCTTTTGGTCTAGGGGAGAATGGCAAGCAGTAGAGAGTTGTTATCCTCTCTGAGACAGCCACTAAGAACCAAGATGACATGACCtgactgggcagggaaggaagcacGGAGCCACCAAAAGGCCCAGGGTGAGGGGGCCTGGTGGCATACCAATATCCCCAAGCTTTGCATCTCACAGGTGTCACCTCCAACCATCAGCTGCCTATACAGGAGCCACTATATCTTGTGCACCCCCTCCTGTCACATCACAtgcaccagcccagctcagcccggTGCACGAGGAAGTGCTTTAAAGGCTGCCAGTGAGATTAAGGGGCCCTGtacaaaaaggagaaatgcatgTCTCTAGACAGCTGTGGCTTTgtccatggcaggaggtgcaTCCAGGTACATGCACAGGGGCTGTTATGGCTGGCTCCACCATGGGGGAGAAGCAGTGAGCATCCTTTCCATGTCCACATGGCAGTGGGTGACTTGCTACCTGGCTCCCAAAGCAGCCCCTCAGGGTAGTGCTGTGACTCACCCCACATCCCACACAGAGTTTGGGACCCCACTGGGCGCTGAGTCCTCTGCTCTTGGACCTCCTCTTGAACTATGAGGCCAAGGGAGCCTGTGGCCTTGGTgttttgctgctggaggtggtgacCTTTCAGGGATTCAGGTGGAACTTGTGAAGGGCTTCAGCCAGAAAAGACATGGTGGGAAACTTTGGAACGTGTCATGACAATTTAGACTGATGGTTTCTGCCATCTTGGAAACCCTGTCATTTTTcttcttaacatttttttcaatgaagCCCTTGATGTTTTTGTATCAaaacctgttttctttttatttggttTGACCTtacgcagaaaaaaaaaaggcttttaaaaggGTTGAGTGACTCAGAAATGAAAGCAGGCTGGGTGGAGAtgtaccttgtagactaactaagtAATGTGTATAGAGAGGGCTGAAGTGAGATGCATAGAGAGCTTCAGTACACAAAACTTTGTGCTCTCTCTATCCATCTTATTTAGCTGGTCTGTAAAGATGCATCTCTACCTGCCTTCtgactaacttcagactaacagacTGGAtaacctttccttttttttttggtgttaatccaaaattaaatgtttctaggatttttctGAGTCATTTACTTTTGACCCGCCCAAGATTGTCTTTCCCTTTGAGGTTCAGCTGCAGAATGCACCAAGCCTGTGTTCGTGCTGTTTTGATGTGAGCTGCTTGATACCCTCACCCCTGTGgcgtctctctcttctctctgggCACAGTCCTGTCTGCCAACTGGTTGGAAGCCTATACCTGTTATGGCAGGGCCATGCTTCTCCATGAGAGCACAGCTTGCATGCCAGAAGAGACCTGTGCCATGGAGAATGGTATGCATGCCTGTTGCAAGATAGCACCggtgcttcccctccccccacccctggcattATGACCTTCTTCTATCCAGGAGGGCAGTGTCACCTCTGctagtctccccccccccccgcatgcctgCTGCTTACCCTCCTGGATCCTGCCCATGCCTTTGCCCTTGGGAGTGAAACCCCATGTTATACTACTCCTGCAGGAAGCCATGCTCAGGGGCTGGCTGCTTGCCACAGGGAAAGGTCTTTGTCTCCAGGGTCTGACCGCTTTGTGCAAACAGTTGCTGCAAAGCAGATGCCTTTTACAGCTGCAGGCATTGAGGGATAGTGGTTTGTCCTGGCTAACATTGACCCGGCTATGTTTCCTCATCAGGACAATAAAGAAGAGGATCAGAGCCACCCAGCTTTCTGGAAAGAGGAAAAATAGTATTTCCCTCACAGAAGGGGCACATCTGGGGGTGATGGGTAAGTGGGATGGAGAGGTGGCTGGAATGGGGTGGCATGTGAGGATGGCCTGA
This sequence is a window from Alligator mississippiensis isolate rAllMis1 chromosome 15, rAllMis1, whole genome shotgun sequence. Protein-coding genes within it:
- the LOC102564321 gene encoding sulfotransferase 2B1 isoform X1, which encodes MSAGPQGPTSASQGVMAAQFFTYKGIPFPCLEYSPETLDYVDRQFQVQDDDIFNITYPKAGTNWMLEILSLIRCDGDPSWVRSVLNLRRAPWIETNRGLQIALRYPPPRLLSSHLPIQLFPRSFQGSQAKVSRVIYTLRSPKDVLVSLYHFSQALHLYKDPGPMDAFLQDFLSGNLHYGSWFDHVAGWLGLRGQKNFFYITYEELQQDLQGSVVRICHFLGKKLSEEQISSVVKNASFQTMRENQMSNGSQIPDEYMDHQKGQYLRKGVSGDWKNLLSEEQSHRITTMSCEQLHGLGIAFPWD
- the LOC102564321 gene encoding sulfotransferase 2B1 isoform X2 produces the protein MSAGPQGPTSASQGVMAAQFFTYKGIPFPCLEYSPETLDYVDRQFQVQDDDIFNITYPKAGTNWMLEILSLIRCDGDPSWVRSVLNLRRAPWIETNRGLQIALRYPPPRLLSSHLPIQLFPRSFQGSQAKVIYTLRSPKDVLVSLYHFSQALHLYKDPGPMDAFLQDFLSGNLHYGSWFDHVAGWLGLRGQKNFFYITYEELQQDLQGSVVRICHFLGKKLSEEQISSVVKNASFQTMRENQMSNGSQIPDEYMDHQKGQYLRKGVSGDWKNLLSEEQSHRITTMSCEQLHGLGIAFPWD